CCGGCGCGGCGGTGGCCGGTCTCCTTCTCTGGAGCCATCGGGCGAACCTCGCCCGGCTTCTGTCCGGGCGGGAGCCCAGGATCACCTTCGGAAGGCCTCGGGGAGGCCGCCGGTGACGCCCGGGGCCCGGATCGCGGTCATCGGGGGGGGAGCGTGGGGGACCGCCCTCGCGATCCACGTCGCGCGCCTCGGCCACCCGGTGCGAATCTGGATGCGCGAGCCCGATCTCGCCTCGCGCCTCGCCGACCGCCGCGACAATCCGTTGCACCTACCGGGAGTGGCCGTTCCCGAGGGCGTCGCGCCGACCACCGATCCTGCCGAGGCGGTGCGAGACGCGGCGCTGGCCTTGGCCGTGGTGCCCACGCCGCATGCGCGGTCCGTGTACCGGAGCCTCGCGTCGTTTCTGGAGCCGGGGGTGCCGGTGCTGATCGCCTCCAAGGGACTCGAGGAAGGCACCCTCGCGATTCCCTCGGAGGTCGCGCTGCAGGAGCTGGGGGCGGAGCGGCCGGTGGCGGTCCTATCGGGGCCCTCCTTCGCCGCGGAGGTCGCCCGGGGCGTGCCGACGGCGGTGGTCGTCGCGGCGCAGGAACTCGGTCTCGCGGTTCGTCTTCGCGATCTCCTCTCCAGCTCCACCTTGAGGCTCTACGCGAACCCGGACGCGCTCGGGGTCCAGCTCGCCGGCGCGCTCAAGAACGTCATCGCGATCGCCGCGGGGGTGATCGACGGACTCGGGCTCGGTCACGATACGCTCGCGGCCTTGGTGACCCGAGGGCTCGCGGAGATCTCCCGGCTCGGGGTCGCCCTCGGCGCCCTCCCGGACACGTTCTCCGGCCTCGCGGGGCTCGGCGACCTGGTGCTCACCTGCACCTGCGATCTTTCGCGCAACCGCAGGGTCGGTCAGGCCATCGGCCGGGGAGAACGGCTCGCGGACGTTCTCGCCCGCAGCGCGTCGGTGGCCGAGGGGGTTCGCACGACGCCGGCGGCGCGCGCCCTCGCCCGACGTGCCGGGGTCCAGATGCCGATCGTGGAGGAGGTCCATCGCCTCCTGTTCGAGAACGGATCTCCCGCCGACGCGGTGGCCCGGCTCATGAGCCGCCCGCTGACGTCGGAGCTCGGGGCGAGGAAGGAGGCGGCCGGTTGATCGATCTTCACACCCACATCCTCCCGGGGGTGGACGACGGGCTCAAGACCGAGGACGAGGCGGTCGAGTTCGCCCGCGTCGCGGAGGCGGACGGGGTCGAGACCCTGGTCGCCACGCCGCACTGCAAGGACGGGTTCTTCGAGAACCGGAGGCCCGAGGTGCTCGCCGGCGTCGAGCGTCTCCGCCTTCGCTTGCGCGAGGCCGGCGTCGGTCTCACCCTGGCACCCGGCGCGGAGGTGTACCTCGCCCCGGATCTCGTGGAGCGGGTGAAGGACGGGCGCGCACCGACGCTGGCCGACAACGGGAAGACGCTGCTGCTGGAGCTGTCGCTCGCGCAATACCCGATCGATCTGCAGAACACGCTGTTCGGGCTGAGGCTCGCCGGCATCGTCGTCCTCTTCGCGCACCCCGAGAGGATCCGCTACTTCCAGGAGGACATCGGCCGCTGGGAGGAGATGGTCCGGCTCGGAGCGTTCGGGCAGATTACCACCGGCAGCGTGCTGGGGACGTTCGGGGAGGACGCGCAGGAGTTCACCGAGAAGCTCTTGCGCCGTGGGCTCGTCCACGTGCTGGCATCGGACGCCCACGGCCTCCGCGGCCGCCCGCCGGTCTTGAGCCGCGCCCTTCGCGCGGTGGCGGAGATCGTCGGAGAGGACGAGGCGCGGAAGATGGTGATCGACCGTCCCAAGGCGCTTCTCGAGGGACGGGAGCCGGAGGCGCCGCCCGCTCCCGAGCGCGTGCCGTCGAGACGCTCGCTCCTGTCCCGCTGGTTCCGCCGTGGAGAGGCGATCTGATACTGTCTTTTCCCGGGTCGGCCGCGGCCGCGCGGGGCCGAGGGTCGCGGACCGGGGGCGGAGGGGTGATGAACGGCTGGGCGAATCGGGTGACGTCGGGCGCGGTGGTCGTCCTGCTCGCGGTCGCGCTGTCGCGCTGCGGCGCGCGAGTTCCCCCGAAGCGGGATCCGGAGGTGGACACCGCCAACAAGATCCGGATGGCGCAAGCGTACCTCCAGGCCGGGAGAGCCCGGGAGGCGCTCGACGTGCTCGACAAGGCGATCCTCGCAGAGCCGGCGAACGCCGGTCTCCGGAACTTCTACGGGCAGGTCTGCTTCATGACGGGGCGCAACGACGGGGCGGAGGCGGCGTTCCGCAAGGCCCTCGAACTCGATCCGGACATGGCCGACGCGCACAACAACCTCGGCGCGCTCTACGACCGATCGGGGCGGAAGGACGACGCGGAGCGGGAGTACCGGCTCGCGCTCGCCGCGCCCGCCTACCCGACTCCGGAGAAGGTCCTCCTGAATCTCGGCATCCTCTACACCTCCGAGGGGCGGGACGAGGACGCGATCCGCGAGTATCGCCGCGCCGTGGAGATCAACCCGAAGTACTTCCAGGCCCATTTCGAGCTGGCCTCCCTTCTCGACCGGAACGGACGCCTCGACGAGGCGGTGCGCGAGTACGAGGTCGCCGGGCCGGGCTACCAGGCGTCCGGCGACTACTTCTACCGCCTGGGCTTCGGGTACTTCCGCCTCGGGGACCGCTCGAAGGCGCGGGAGAAGCTGACGAGGGCCATCGAGGTTTCGCCGGGGAGCGAGGCCGCCGCGAAATCCGACGATCTCCTGAAAGTGTTCCGCTGATGGCGTTCTCGGTCTTCAAGAAGCTCTTCAACGGGCTCGCCAGGACGCGGGAGGGGCTCGCGTCGACGCTGCAGTCGGTGGTGGGAAGCCGCCCCGTGGACGAGGAGGTGCTGGAAGAGCTCGAGACCGGCCTCCTGTCGGCCGACCTCGGCCCTATGCTCACGGCGGACGTGATGCGGTCGGTCCGGGAGAAGGCTCGCCGCGAGCCGCTCGACGGCGACGGCCTGCGCGCCGCGGTGCGCGGCGCGCTCAGGGTGCTGCTTCCCGCCTCGACGGTCGCCGTGGACGGCGCAGCGCGTCCGCGAGTCGTGTTCGTCGTGGGGGTGAACGGCGGCGGCAAGACCACGACGGTCGGGAAGCTCGCCGCCCGCGACCGGGCCCGCGGGCGCAAGGTGGTCGTCGTCGCGGCGGACACCTTCCGGGCGGCGGCGATCGAACAGCTCGAGCGGTGGGTGGAGCGGGCCGGCGCCGAGATCCTGAAGCAGAAGGAAGGCTCCGACCCTTCGGCGGTGGTCTTCGACGCCCTCCGGTCGGCGGGCCCTCGCGGGGTGGACACGGTCCTGGTGGACACGGCGGGCCGGTTGCACACCAAGTCGAACCTGATGGCGGAGCTCTCCAAGATGGCGCGCGTCGCCGGACGCGAGGTCGAGGGGGCGCCTCACGAAGTCCTCCTGGTCGTGGACGCCACGACGGGGCAGAACGGGGTGAGTCAAGCGCTGGAGTTCACGCGCGCGGTCCCGATCACCGGTGTGATCCTCACCAAGCTGGACGGGACCGCCAAGGGAGGCGTCGCGCTGTCCATCCACCGCCAGATCGGGGTCCCGATCCGCTACGTCGGCGTGGGAGAGGCGGTGGACGACCTGCTCGACTTCGAGCCCGACGCGTACGTGGACGGGCTGCTCGGCTCGGAGGCCGGCACGTGACCTCCTCCCCCGGGAGCGCGGACGACCGCCGCTTCATGGAGCAGACTCTGGCCCTCGCGGCGCTCGGCGAAGGGACGACGAGCCCAAACCCGCGGGTCGGCTGTCTTCTGGTGCGAGACGGACAGCCGGTCGGCCGGGGTTTCCACCGCGCGGCGGGCGACGCCCACGCGGAGGCCGGTGCCGTGGCCGAGGCCGGCGAGCGCGCTTGCGGCGCCACGGTGTACGTCAACCTGGAGCCGTGCAGCCACCGGGGCCGGACGCCGCCGTGCGCCGACCTCCTGGTCCGCGCCCGGGTCCGGCGGGTCGTGGCCTCGATCACCGACCCGAACCCCGAGGTCGACGGGCGCGGGTTCGCACGGCTTCGACAGGCCGGGATCGAGGTGGAGGTCGGGCCGCTCGAGCGCGAGGCACGCCGCCTCAACGCGCCGTTCCTCCACGTGCACACCGCGGGCCGGCCGCTCGTGACCTTGAAGGCTGCTGCGAGCGCCGACGGGATGATCGCGGCGGGCGGCGGGGCGTCGCGCTGGATCACGGGGGCCTCGGCGAGGATCTTCGCTCACCGGATTCGCCTCCGGCACGATGCGGTGCTGGTCGGCTCCGGGACCGTGAGACGGGACGATCCGTTGCTGACGGTGAGGCTCCATGGGGTCCGCGCGGACCGGGTTCGAGTGGTCCTCGCGCCGGACCTCGACATCGACCCGGCCGCCCGCATGCTCCACGAGGGCGGTGGCAGGGTCCGGATCTACACGGCGCCGAACCCGTCTCCGCGGCGCGTTGCGCTCCTCGAGGGACGGGCGGACGTGGTGGCCGTCCCCGCACCGGGAGGCCGGCTCGATCTCGCCGCCGTGCTCCGCGACCTCGGTGGGCTCGGCGTTCTCTCGGTGCTGGTGGAAGGTGGCGCGAGGACGTTCGCCGGATTCCTCGAGGCCGGGCTCGCCGACCGGGTGGACCTCTTCACCGCGCCGATCCTGCTCGGCGCTCGGGGCGGGACGCCGCTCCTCGACCTCGAGGCTCCCGCGTCTCCCGACGCCGCGGTCCGGATCGAGGTCGAGCACCGGATTCCCCTCGGGGAGGACGTGCTGCTCGTGGGCGCGATCCACCGGGCGCAGGCCTGAGCGCGGCGAGCGAGGAGGGGACGATGTTCACGGGAATCGTGGAGGCGGTCGGAACCGTGACCGCAGCGCTCCGGCGCGCGGGCTCGATGCGACTGACGGTGGAGTCCGAACTTCCGGCTCGGGGGGTCCGGCGAGGCGACAGCGTGTCGGTGGACGGCGTCTGCCTGACCGCGAGCGCGATCGAGGGGGACCGCCTCTCGTTCGACGTGGTGGCGGAGACGGTCTCGAGAACCACCCTCGGGAAGGCCCGGGCCGGCCGGCGGGTGAACCTCGAGAGGGCGCTCCTCGTCGGCGACCGTCTCGGGGGCCACCTCGTGCAGGGGCACGTGGACGGAACGTCGCGGGTCCTGAGGATCTCGAGGCGTGGGGACGATCGGCGGGCCCGGCTCGATCTGCCGGGCCCCCTGGCCCGATTCGTCGCGGAGAAGGGATCGATCGCCATCCAGGGGGTGTCGCTCACGGTCGCCTCCGTCACCTCGCGTAGCTTCGAGGTCGCGCTCGTCCCCGAGACGATCTCGCGGACCACGCTGGGCGCGCTCGCGACGGGGGACGAGGTGCATCTGGAGGTGGACCTCCTCGCGCGCTATCTTGAGAGGCTGGTGGACGCTGGCGCCGCCGGCGGATTCCGGCGGTCGGCGGGAAGACGCCCGGGAGGGATCGGCGGAAGATGACGGACAGGGACAGCCCGGCAGCGCGCGGCTTCGCCACCGTCGAGGAGGCGATCGAGGACCTGCGCCGCGGCCGGATGATCGTCATCCTCGACGACGAGGACCGCGAGAACGAGGGGGACCTCTGTTGCGCCGCGGAATACGTCACGCCGGAGATCGTGAACTTCATGGCGACCCACGGACGGGGACTGGTCTGCCTCCCCATGACCGTCGAGCGCCTCGACGCGTTGAAGATCCCGCTGATGGTGGAGGAGAACACCTCGAGGTACGGCACCGCGTTCTGCGTTTCCATCGAGGCTCGGCACGACGTGACCACCGGGATCTCCGCGGCCGACCGGGCGAGGACGATCAGGGTCGCGGTCGAACCCACGACCCGGCCGGAGGACCTCGTGCGCCCCGGCCACGTCTTCCCGCTGCGCGCCCACAAGGGGGGCGTGCTGAAGAGGGCGGGGCAGACCGAGGCGTCGGTCGATCTGTGCCGTTTGAGCGGACTCAAGCCGGCGGCGGTGATCTGCGAGGTCATGAACGCCGACGGGACCATGGCCCGCCTGCCGCAGCTCCGCGAGTTCTCCGAGCGGCACGGCCTCAGGATGCTGACCATCGCCGACCTGATCCGCCACCGCATGCGGACCGAGCGCCTGATCACGAGGGTCGCGTCGCCCGACCTTCCCACGGAGCGCGGGCCGTGGAGGATCCACGCGTTCCACTACGAGCTCGAGGACCAGACCCACGTGGCGCTGGTCATGGGCGATCCGCGGCCCGAAGAGGCGGTGCTCGTGCGCGTCCACTCGGAGTGCCTGACGGGGGACGTCTTCGCCTCGACGCGGTGCGACTGCGGCGCGCAGCTCCACAAGGCGATGGACCTCATCGCGGCGGAGGGGAAGGGCGTGCTCCTGTATCTCCGCCAGGAGGGGCGCGGGATCGGCCTCGGGAACAAGCTGCGCGCGTACGAGCTTCAGGACCGCCACCACAAGGACACGGTGGAGGCCAACCTCCTTCTCGGCTTCGAGGCCGACCACAGGGACTACGGCGTGGGCGCGCAGATCCTCTACGAGCTGGGCATCCGCCGGCTCCGGCTGATGACGAACAACCCTGGCAAGTACGTCGCCCTCGAGGGGTACGGGCTCGAGCTGGTGGAGCGGGTTCCTCTGGAGCTGCCGCCGCTCAGGGACAACATCGAGTACCTCCGGACGAAGAAGCTCAAGCTGGGACACCTGCTCGAGTCGGTCTGAGCCGGGTCGCCGATCTGGACGTCTTGACGCGCCCGCCGCTATAATGCGGCCCTTCGCGACGCGCACCTTTCCAGCCGGCTCAGAGGGCTCCGTGTTCGACGGTCTGTCCGATCGCATGCAGGGGATCTTCAGGACCCTCCGCGGGCAGGCTCGGGTGAGCGAGTCCGTCCTGAACGAGAGCTTGCGGGAGATCCGGCTGGCGCTCCTCGAAGCGGACGTCCACGTCGGCGTCGTGCGCGCGCTGCTGGATGCGGTGCGGCAGAAGGCGCTGGGCGAGGAGGTCCTGAAGAGCCTGAGCCCGGCGCAGCAGGTGATCAAGATCGTCCGGAGCGAGCTCGAGGCACTCCTCGGGGACTCCGAGCCGGGGCGCCTCAGGTTCGCACCCCAGCCGCCTTCGGTCGTCCTGCTGGTGGGGCTCCAGGGCTCGGGCAAGACCACGACCGCGGCGAAGCTCGGGCTCTGGCTGAAGAACGGGGGGCGCTACCCGATGCTGGTGCCCGCGGACATCTATCGCCCCGCCGCCGTCGAGCAGCTCGTCCGCGTGGGCCGCTCCGTCGGCCTCAAGGTCTTCGAGCACGACGGGACCCGGGATCCTTTGGCCATCGGCCGCGACGGCACGCTCGAGGCGCGGCGGTCCGGCTACGACACGGTCCTGGTGGACACCGCCGGGCGGCTGCACGTCGACGAGGCCCTGATGAACGAGCTTCGAGCGCTTCGGGAAGCCCTGAGCCCCTCGGAGATCCTGTTCGTGGCCGACGCCATGACGGGCCAGGACGCCGTACGCTCCGCCGGCGAGTTCCATCGCGCGCTCGGCCTGACCGGCGTGATCCTGACGAAGCTGGACGGCGACGCCCGCGGCGGCGCGGCCCTTTCGATCCGTCACGTGACCGGGGTCCCGATCAAGTTCGTCGGGATCGGCGAGCGCCCCACGGAATTCGAGCCGTTCCATCCCGACCGAATGGTGGGCCGCATCCTCGGCATGGGGGACATCCTCGGACTGATCGAAAAGGCGGAGGAGGCGTTCGACGAGGACCGCGCGCGCGACCTCGAGAAGAAGATCCGCAAGAACCAGTTCACCCTTCAGGAGTTCGGCGACCAGCTCCGGATGCTGCGAAAGATGGGCCCTCTCAAGAGCCTCGCGGGCATGCTGCCCGGGATGGGGGCCGTCCGGGAGGCCGACCTGGATGCCGGCGCCGTCGGCCGCGTCGTCGCGATCATCGACTCGATGACGGCGTCGGAGCGGGCGAACCCGCAGATCCTGAACGGGAGCCGCAAGCGCCGCGTGGCCCGCGGGAGCGGACAGGGCGTCCCCGAGATCAACCGCCTCCTCAAGCAGTTCGCCCAGATCCGGCGGATGATGCGGACGCTTCAGACGACGCGAGGCAAGAAGAGCGCCCGGCTGCCCTTTCTCGGGCGATAGGCTATATTGAGCGTTTTGAGCGCTGAGGCGCCTGGAGGAGGCGAGTGTGTTGAGAATTCGACTGCGGAGGATGGGAGCCCGGCAGGAGCCCCAGTACCGGGTGGTCGTCTCCGACTCCCGGCAGGTTCCCGTGAGCCGGTCGGTGGACACCCTGGGGAGTTACGATCCCTCGACGGACCCTCCCACGGTGAGATTGGACCTGGCGCGGACCGAGGACTGGATCCGGAAAGGAGCCCATCCCTCCGAGACGGTGCGAAGCCTCATCGAGCGAGCGAAGGGCGTTGAGGCGTGAGGCGTCGCTGACCGCGGGGCCGCCCCGCGTGGAGCGTTCGGCAGAGGGAGCGCCCATGAAGGAACTGTTGGAGCTGA
This portion of the Terriglobia bacterium genome encodes:
- a CDS encoding NAD(P)-dependent glycerol-3-phosphate dehydrogenase → MTPGARIAVIGGGAWGTALAIHVARLGHPVRIWMREPDLASRLADRRDNPLHLPGVAVPEGVAPTTDPAEAVRDAALALAVVPTPHARSVYRSLASFLEPGVPVLIASKGLEEGTLAIPSEVALQELGAERPVAVLSGPSFAAEVARGVPTAVVVAAQELGLAVRLRDLLSSSTLRLYANPDALGVQLAGALKNVIAIAAGVIDGLGLGHDTLAALVTRGLAEISRLGVALGALPDTFSGLAGLGDLVLTCTCDLSRNRRVGQAIGRGERLADVLARSASVAEGVRTTPAARALARRAGVQMPIVEEVHRLLFENGSPADAVARLMSRPLTSELGARKEAAG
- a CDS encoding capsular biosynthesis protein; amino-acid sequence: MIDLHTHILPGVDDGLKTEDEAVEFARVAEADGVETLVATPHCKDGFFENRRPEVLAGVERLRLRLREAGVGLTLAPGAEVYLAPDLVERVKDGRAPTLADNGKTLLLELSLAQYPIDLQNTLFGLRLAGIVVLFAHPERIRYFQEDIGRWEEMVRLGAFGQITTGSVLGTFGEDAQEFTEKLLRRGLVHVLASDAHGLRGRPPVLSRALRAVAEIVGEDEARKMVIDRPKALLEGREPEAPPAPERVPSRRSLLSRWFRRGEAI
- a CDS encoding tetratricopeptide repeat protein; the encoded protein is MNGWANRVTSGAVVVLLAVALSRCGARVPPKRDPEVDTANKIRMAQAYLQAGRAREALDVLDKAILAEPANAGLRNFYGQVCFMTGRNDGAEAAFRKALELDPDMADAHNNLGALYDRSGRKDDAEREYRLALAAPAYPTPEKVLLNLGILYTSEGRDEDAIREYRRAVEINPKYFQAHFELASLLDRNGRLDEAVREYEVAGPGYQASGDYFYRLGFGYFRLGDRSKAREKLTRAIEVSPGSEAAAKSDDLLKVFR
- the ftsY gene encoding signal recognition particle-docking protein FtsY, which encodes MAFSVFKKLFNGLARTREGLASTLQSVVGSRPVDEEVLEELETGLLSADLGPMLTADVMRSVREKARREPLDGDGLRAAVRGALRVLLPASTVAVDGAARPRVVFVVGVNGGGKTTTVGKLAARDRARGRKVVVVAADTFRAAAIEQLERWVERAGAEILKQKEGSDPSAVVFDALRSAGPRGVDTVLVDTAGRLHTKSNLMAELSKMARVAGREVEGAPHEVLLVVDATTGQNGVSQALEFTRAVPITGVILTKLDGTAKGGVALSIHRQIGVPIRYVGVGEAVDDLLDFEPDAYVDGLLGSEAGT
- the ribD gene encoding bifunctional diaminohydroxyphosphoribosylaminopyrimidine deaminase/5-amino-6-(5-phosphoribosylamino)uracil reductase RibD; its protein translation is MEQTLALAALGEGTTSPNPRVGCLLVRDGQPVGRGFHRAAGDAHAEAGAVAEAGERACGATVYVNLEPCSHRGRTPPCADLLVRARVRRVVASITDPNPEVDGRGFARLRQAGIEVEVGPLEREARRLNAPFLHVHTAGRPLVTLKAAASADGMIAAGGGASRWITGASARIFAHRIRLRHDAVLVGSGTVRRDDPLLTVRLHGVRADRVRVVLAPDLDIDPAARMLHEGGGRVRIYTAPNPSPRRVALLEGRADVVAVPAPGGRLDLAAVLRDLGGLGVLSVLVEGGARTFAGFLEAGLADRVDLFTAPILLGARGGTPLLDLEAPASPDAAVRIEVEHRIPLGEDVLLVGAIHRAQA
- a CDS encoding riboflavin synthase, which gives rise to MFTGIVEAVGTVTAALRRAGSMRLTVESELPARGVRRGDSVSVDGVCLTASAIEGDRLSFDVVAETVSRTTLGKARAGRRVNLERALLVGDRLGGHLVQGHVDGTSRVLRISRRGDDRRARLDLPGPLARFVAEKGSIAIQGVSLTVASVTSRSFEVALVPETISRTTLGALATGDEVHLEVDLLARYLERLVDAGAAGGFRRSAGRRPGGIGGR
- a CDS encoding bifunctional 3,4-dihydroxy-2-butanone-4-phosphate synthase/GTP cyclohydrolase II; translated protein: MTDRDSPAARGFATVEEAIEDLRRGRMIVILDDEDRENEGDLCCAAEYVTPEIVNFMATHGRGLVCLPMTVERLDALKIPLMVEENTSRYGTAFCVSIEARHDVTTGISAADRARTIRVAVEPTTRPEDLVRPGHVFPLRAHKGGVLKRAGQTEASVDLCRLSGLKPAAVICEVMNADGTMARLPQLREFSERHGLRMLTIADLIRHRMRTERLITRVASPDLPTERGPWRIHAFHYELEDQTHVALVMGDPRPEEAVLVRVHSECLTGDVFASTRCDCGAQLHKAMDLIAAEGKGVLLYLRQEGRGIGLGNKLRAYELQDRHHKDTVEANLLLGFEADHRDYGVGAQILYELGIRRLRLMTNNPGKYVALEGYGLELVERVPLELPPLRDNIEYLRTKKLKLGHLLESV
- the ffh gene encoding signal recognition particle protein — encoded protein: MRPFATRTFPAGSEGSVFDGLSDRMQGIFRTLRGQARVSESVLNESLREIRLALLEADVHVGVVRALLDAVRQKALGEEVLKSLSPAQQVIKIVRSELEALLGDSEPGRLRFAPQPPSVVLLVGLQGSGKTTTAAKLGLWLKNGGRYPMLVPADIYRPAAVEQLVRVGRSVGLKVFEHDGTRDPLAIGRDGTLEARRSGYDTVLVDTAGRLHVDEALMNELRALREALSPSEILFVADAMTGQDAVRSAGEFHRALGLTGVILTKLDGDARGGAALSIRHVTGVPIKFVGIGERPTEFEPFHPDRMVGRILGMGDILGLIEKAEEAFDEDRARDLEKKIRKNQFTLQEFGDQLRMLRKMGPLKSLAGMLPGMGAVREADLDAGAVGRVVAIIDSMTASERANPQILNGSRKRRVARGSGQGVPEINRLLKQFAQIRRMMRTLQTTRGKKSARLPFLGR
- the rpsP gene encoding 30S ribosomal protein S16, which encodes MLRIRLRRMGARQEPQYRVVVSDSRQVPVSRSVDTLGSYDPSTDPPTVRLDLARTEDWIRKGAHPSETVRSLIERAKGVEA